The Candidatus Methylomirabilota bacterium genome includes the window TAGAGCTGATCGACGTAATAGGCGTTGAGCAGCAGCGCGTGCACCGCCGAGCGCGGGCGTCCGATGCTGTCCGCCCGCACGGGCGTCGCCAGGTAACGGAACCAGGCGACGACGATCCCGGAGGCTACCGCCGCGACGCTCAGGATGCCCAGCCCGAGCGTCAGCATGCCGCTACTCGCGGCCTCGTGCGCCGGGAAGACGGAAGCCAGGAACCGCTCGAAGCGGGTGCCGTGCGCCGAGGGCACGCCGACGGCCCAGCCCGCCACGAAGGTGAGGATGGCCAGCACCCCGAGGGGCAGCGTCATCACGCCTGGCGACTCGTGGACGTAGTGCACCACCTCCCGGGCCATCCGCGGGGGCCCGAAGAAGGCGAGGAAGATCAATCGAAAGGTGTAGAAGGCGGTCAGGAACGCGCCCAGGAGCAGCAGCACCCAGACCGCCGGGTCGTGCAGGAATGCGGCGTGCAGGATCTCGTCCTTGGAGAAGAACCCCGCCAGCGGGGGGACCCCGGCCAGGGCCGCCGCCCCCACCGTCATGGTGATGGTGGTCGTGACCATCTTGGGGGCCAGACCGCCCATCCGGCGCAGGTCCTGCTCGCCGCCGAGGCCGTGGATCACGCTGCCGGCGCCGAGAAAGAGCAGGGCCTTGAAGAACGCGTGCGTCACCAGATGGAAGATGCCGGCCGCGTAGGCGCCCAGTCCGACCGCCGCGAACATGTAGCCGAGCTGGCTGATCGTGGAGTAGGCCAGCACCCGCTTGATGTCCGTCTGCGCGAGCGCAACGGTCGCCGCGAAGAGCGCCGTCGCCACCCCGACCCACAAGACCACCTCCAGGGCAACCCCGGAGCGCTGGAAGATGGTGTGACTGCGGGCGACCATGTACACGCCGGCGGTCACCATGGTGGCCGCGTGGATCAGCGCCGACACGGGGGTGGGCCCCTCCATGGCGTCGGGCAGCCAGGTGTGCAACGGGAGCTGGGCCGACTTGCCGCAGGCGCCCATGAACAGCAGGAGCGCGATCCCCGTCGCCGTAGCCGGTGGAAGGTCACCGGCCCGGGCGAACACCTCACCGTAGTCCAGGGTCCCGAGCGACACCCACAGCCACATCACGGCGAGGCCGAAGCCGAAATCGCCGACCCGGTTGACGACGAACGCTTTCTTGCCGGCCTGGGCCGCGGCCGGGCGCGTGTACCAGAACCCGATCAACAGATACGAGCACAGGCCGACAGCTTCCCAGAACACGTAGAGGATCAGGAAGTTGCCGGCCAGCACCAGCATCGTCATGGAGAACACGAAGAGGTTCAGATACGCGAAGTACCGGGCGTAGCCCGGATCGTCGTGGATATAGCCGACCGAATACACGTGGATGAGGAAGCCGACGCCGGTCACGACGAGCAGCATGACCGCGGTGAGCGGGTCGACCAGCGCATTCACCGAGGTCTCGAACTCGCCGGCGGCGATCCAGGGAAAGAGCGCGGTGGTCGTTGCCGGAGCCCGCCACACGCGGGCGAACACGACACAGGCAGCGATGAAGGAGGCGGCGAGCGCGGGAACCGCGATCCAGTGGGCGCGCCGGCCGATGAAGCGTCCCCCGAGGATGTTGAGCAGCGCGCCGAGCAGCGGACATGCGGGAACTAACCAGACCGCCGTGGACACCGCGTCACTCTAGCCACCGGGGGTGGCGGTGTCAAGCAACGGAGCCGGAGACGCGGCGTGCTATGATGCATCGTGCCCCGGCGGTCTCGCGTAAAGCTCGGGTTGCTCCTGCTCGTGGTCCTGGTCCTGGCCGTCATGGGGGGCGTTTCCTACCTGATCTGGCGGCAATTCGTGCCCGGCGTCCGCGTCACCGGTGCGCCCCCCCGCGCGGTCGGCACGCGCACGTCGGTGAAGCTCCTGCTGGAGGCGGCGCGCGGCAACGTCGCCGGCGCCGAGCTCCGCCTCGTGCAGGGCGATGCCGTCACCGTCGTGAATCGCTACGAGGGCCAGCCGGCGCCACGGCTGGAGCTGGCGGCGACGCTGGCGCCGGGGGCCGACATCAAAGAGGGGGCGGGCCGGCTGGAGGTCTGGGCGGGCGACGACTTCTGGCGGCCGCTGCCGCGCACTCCACGCGCGGCCGCGAGCTATCCGGTGGTCGTCGATTTCACGCCGCCCAAGCTCGAGATCATCGCCAACACCCGTTACGTGGCGCCGGGTGGCGCCGGGCTGGTCGTGCTACGCGCCGGCGACGCGACCCGGGCCGACATCCGGGTGGGCACGTTCAGCTTCCCCACGTTCGCGTACGGGCCTCCCGGCACCCGGGTCGGACTCTTCGCCTT containing:
- the nuoL gene encoding NADH-quinone oxidoreductase subunit L, producing the protein MSTAVWLVPACPLLGALLNILGGRFIGRRAHWIAVPALAASFIAACVVFARVWRAPATTTALFPWIAAGEFETSVNALVDPLTAVMLLVVTGVGFLIHVYSVGYIHDDPGYARYFAYLNLFVFSMTMLVLAGNFLILYVFWEAVGLCSYLLIGFWYTRPAAAQAGKKAFVVNRVGDFGFGLAVMWLWVSLGTLDYGEVFARAGDLPPATATGIALLLFMGACGKSAQLPLHTWLPDAMEGPTPVSALIHAATMVTAGVYMVARSHTIFQRSGVALEVVLWVGVATALFAATVALAQTDIKRVLAYSTISQLGYMFAAVGLGAYAAGIFHLVTHAFFKALLFLGAGSVIHGLGGEQDLRRMGGLAPKMVTTTITMTVGAAALAGVPPLAGFFSKDEILHAAFLHDPAVWVLLLLGAFLTAFYTFRLIFLAFFGPPRMAREVVHYVHESPGVMTLPLGVLAILTFVAGWAVGVPSAHGTRFERFLASVFPAHEAASSGMLTLGLGILSVAAVASGIVVAWFRYLATPVRADSIGRPRSAVHALLLNAYYVDQLYDRAIVRPLQALSVFLAHRVDLGIIDGIVNGVGRAVVAGAAAGRRLQTGYVVNYAVTMLVGAVALVGFLLMR